The genomic segment GGGGCCGAGGTCCTCGACCGGGATCCGGTGCTGCACGTGCTCAGTCCTCCAGGAAGCGGCCGTAGGGGTCCAGGGCGCCGCGCACGCGCGCGGCGAACAGCCCGCCGCGCCGGGTGCCCAGCAGCGGGCGGCCGGGCGGGCCGCGCAGCACCATGCCGGCCAGGCCGAGGCCCGCCAGCGCGTCGTGCAGGTCGTCCAGCGGGCGGTCCTCGGGCCACGCGATCCAGGCGACGTTGGCCGCCTGCGCGTAGCGCACGGCGGCGCCCGCGGCGATCAGCGCCGCGTCGAGCGCGGCGAGGCTGCGCGACGTCAGGCCGGCGCGCACGACGTGGTGTCCGGGGGGACCCACGTCAGCGCCGCCACCGTGCGCCACAGGTCCTCGTCGTCCTTGTCGTGCAGGTGGTCGCGCGGAAGCTCGCCGACGGCGTCGACGACGCGCTGGGTGCGGGCGTCGAGCGCGTCGGGGTCGCCGCCGAGGCGCACGAGCAGGCGGCCGACGGGCTCGAGGTCCAGCGCGTCGAGGTCGAGCGGGCCGCGCATGAGCGCGGAGGAGACCTCCACCGCGCGGTCGCGGTCGCCGAGCTCGAACAGCAGCGTCGTCGTCGCCCGCGGCCGCGGGAAGACCTTCAGCGACAGCTGGACCATCACGCCCAGGCGGCCCATGGAGCCGACCATGAGCTTGGGCAGGTCGAAGCCGGCGGCGTTCTTGACGACCCGGCCGCCGCCGGAGATGAGGCGCCCGGTGCCGTCGATGAAGCGCACGCCGAGCACGAAGTCGCGCACGCCGCCGTGGCGCAGGGCGTTGGAGCCCGCGGTGCCGGCGGCCACCGCGCCGCCCAGCGTCGCGCCGGCGTCGCCCAGCGGCGGGTCGAACGGGAGGTACTGCCCGTGCTCGGCCAGCGCCTCGGCGACCTCGGCCACGGGCGTGGCGGCCAGCGCGGTGAACGTCAGCTCGGCCGGGTCGTACTCCGTGATGCCCCGCAGCCCGGAGACGTCGAGCGCGAGCACGTCGTCGGCCGGTGGGGTCGACAGCGCCGGCTTCGTGCCGCCGGCGACGGGCAGCACCCGGGCGCCCTCGGGCCGGTCGCGCACCGCCTCCTGCAGGGCCTGCACGTCCTCGGGCAGCGCGACCGTCATGCGACGGCCGGCGCGGGCTCGAGCATCTTGCCGCGGTTGGCCAGCTCCCCGGGGTCGACGGCCAGGCGCACGCGGCGCATGAGCTCGAGGTCGTCCTCGGAGAACATGAGCTTGAGGTAGGCGCGCTTCTCGACGCCGACGCCGTGCTCGCCGGTGATCGACCCGCCGAGCTCGACGCACAGGCGCAGGATGTCGCCGGCGAGCCGCTCGGCGCGCTCGATCGCCCCGGGCTCGCGCCCGTCGAAGAGGATGAGCGGATGGAGGTTGCCGTCGCCGGCGTGGAAGACGTTGGCGACGCGGATGCCGGTCTCCGCGCTCATGCGGCCGATCTCGGCCAGCGCCTCCCCGAGGCGCGTGCGGGGCACGACGCCGTCCTGGACGATGTAGTCCGGCGCGAGCCAGCCCACGGCCGAGAACGCGCTCTTGCGGCCCTTCCAGATCAGCGCGCGGGCGTCGGGGTCCTCCGTCGCGGTCAGCTCGCCGGCGCCGGCCTCGCGCAGCAGCTCGTCCAGGCGCAGGGCATCGGCGTCAACGACCTCGCGCTCGCCCTCGAGCTCGACGATGAGCAGGGCGGCGGCCTTCGGGTAGCCGGGCTTGACGGACGCCTCGGCGGCCTCCATGGCCAGCGCGTCCATGATCTCCATCGCGACGGGCAGCAGGCCCGCGCGAACGATGCGGGCGACCGCGTCGCCGGCGGCCTGCAGGCTGTCGAAGACCGCGAGCGAGGTGCGCGTCGCCTCCGCGAGCGTCACGAGCCGCACGGTGACCTCGACGGCGATGCCGAACAGGCCCTCCGAGCCCACGAACATGCCGACCCAGTCGGGCCCGACCGGCTCGGTGGACTCGCCGCCGAGCTCGACGAGCTCGCCGTCGGGCAGGACGACCTTCAGGCCGATGACGTGGTTGCTCGTCATCCCGTGCTTGAGGCAGTGCGCGCCGCCGGAGTTGAACGCGAGGTTGCCGCCGATGGAGCAGACCGACTGGCTCGACGGGTCGGGCGCGTAGGCCAGGCCGTAGGGCGCGGCGGCCGCGCTGACGTGCAGGTTGATGACCCCGGGCTCCACGACGGCCGTCCGCGTGTCGGGGTCGATGCTCAGGACCCTGTTGAGGCGGTTGAGCGCGATGACGATCCCGCCCTCCACCGGCAGCGACCCGCCCGACAGCGACGTGCCGCTCCCGCGGGCCACGAACGGGACGCCCTCGCGGTGGCACAGGCGCACCGTCGCGACGACCTCCTCGACGGTCTCGACCACGACGACGGCCAGCGCCCGCTGGTGGAAGGCC from the Baekduia soli genome contains:
- a CDS encoding FAD-binding protein translates to MTVALPEDVQALQEAVRDRPEGARVLPVAGGTKPALSTPPADDVLALDVSGLRGITEYDPAELTFTALAATPVAEVAEALAEHGQYLPFDPPLGDAGATLGGAVAAGTAGSNALRHGGVRDFVLGVRFIDGTGRLISGGGRVVKNAAGFDLPKLMVGSMGRLGVMVQLSLKVFPRPRATTTLLFELGDRDRAVEVSSALMRGPLDLDALDLEPVGRLLVRLGGDPDALDARTQRVVDAVGELPRDHLHDKDDEDLWRTVAALTWVPPDTTSCAPA
- a CDS encoding FAD-linked oxidase C-terminal domain-containing protein produces the protein MADIVSALGELDLGRRLLTSPAELAAFGSDALTAFHQRALAVVVVETVEEVVATVRLCHREGVPFVARGSGTSLSGGSLPVEGGIVIALNRLNRVLSIDPDTRTAVVEPGVINLHVSAAAAPYGLAYAPDPSSQSVCSIGGNLAFNSGGAHCLKHGMTSNHVIGLKVVLPDGELVELGGESTEPVGPDWVGMFVGSEGLFGIAVEVTVRLVTLAEATRTSLAVFDSLQAAGDAVARIVRAGLLPVAMEIMDALAMEAAEASVKPGYPKAAALLIVELEGEREVVDADALRLDELLREAGAGELTATEDPDARALIWKGRKSAFSAVGWLAPDYIVQDGVVPRTRLGEALAEIGRMSAETGIRVANVFHAGDGNLHPLILFDGREPGAIERAERLAGDILRLCVELGGSITGEHGVGVEKRAYLKLMFSEDDLELMRRVRLAVDPGELANRGKMLEPAPAVA